Proteins from one Planctomyces sp. SH-PL62 genomic window:
- a CDS encoding ammonia-forming cytochrome c nitrite reductase subunit c552 produces MSFRGLFIAVLLSTAMIVSAFMLQSRRPRHEVARPTADLVKATGKCADCHRKETSAVVHEYEMSLHSKAGINCLDCHQPTKGQEPYDHKGFTITKKLTSANCQGCHPKQFDEYLRSRHAAPAWAAVSGTADFTPEQIAFSEAIHKGAVERPAHPLTAIEGKAAVNKGCQQCHDIGRPNPDGSIGSCTACHARHVASVELARLPETCGQCHMGPDHSQLEIYHESKHGVLFNAQRGKMNLAARPEKLDTADMPVPTCATCHMSGLEGEKFTHDVTERLSYFLFAPVSDRRPKYEEGRRNMKAICLKCHTNPKILQFYGEAEGVVRSTNKLVKESDDIMAGLRKEGLLTAEPFDEPIEYLHFDLWHYGGRTAKHGAYMGGADFVQWHGYYEIVSKLTELKKSAEDIRVAAGKGEATPKPESTPVEPAKAAPETKPESRSPAPGPEAKPVESPKGDDLPEDVFKPEDKPASTPDKPGGEADAPAASK; encoded by the coding sequence ATGTCGTTCCGCGGATTGTTCATCGCCGTCCTCCTCAGCACGGCCATGATCGTATCGGCGTTTATGCTTCAGTCCCGTCGTCCGCGACACGAGGTCGCCCGACCGACGGCCGACCTCGTCAAGGCCACCGGAAAGTGCGCCGACTGCCACCGCAAGGAGACGTCGGCCGTCGTGCACGAGTACGAGATGAGCCTCCACAGCAAGGCGGGGATCAACTGCCTGGACTGCCACCAGCCGACCAAGGGCCAGGAGCCCTACGATCATAAAGGCTTCACGATCACCAAGAAGTTGACCTCGGCCAACTGCCAGGGGTGCCATCCCAAGCAGTTCGACGAATATCTGCGAAGTCGGCACGCCGCCCCCGCCTGGGCCGCCGTCTCCGGGACGGCCGACTTCACGCCCGAGCAGATCGCCTTCAGCGAGGCCATCCACAAGGGAGCCGTCGAGCGTCCGGCGCACCCGCTGACCGCCATCGAGGGGAAGGCCGCCGTCAACAAAGGCTGCCAGCAGTGCCACGACATCGGCCGGCCCAACCCCGACGGCTCGATCGGCTCGTGCACCGCCTGCCACGCCCGCCACGTCGCGTCGGTGGAGCTGGCCCGCCTCCCCGAGACCTGCGGCCAGTGCCACATGGGGCCGGACCACTCCCAACTGGAGATCTACCACGAGTCCAAGCACGGCGTCCTCTTCAACGCTCAGCGGGGGAAGATGAACCTGGCCGCCCGGCCGGAGAAGCTCGACACCGCCGACATGCCCGTCCCCACCTGCGCCACCTGCCACATGAGCGGACTTGAGGGGGAGAAGTTCACGCACGACGTGACCGAGCGGCTGTCCTACTTCCTGTTCGCCCCCGTCTCCGATCGCCGTCCCAAATACGAGGAAGGGCGTCGGAACATGAAGGCCATCTGCCTCAAGTGCCACACGAATCCCAAGATCCTCCAGTTCTACGGCGAGGCCGAGGGGGTCGTGCGCTCAACCAACAAGCTGGTCAAGGAGTCCGACGACATCATGGCCGGCCTCCGCAAGGAAGGCCTGCTCACCGCCGAGCCGTTCGACGAGCCGATCGAGTACCTCCACTTCGACCTGTGGCATTACGGCGGACGGACCGCCAAGCACGGGGCGTACATGGGAGGGGCCGACTTCGTCCAGTGGCACGGCTATTACGAGATCGTCAGCAAGCTGACCGAGCTGAAGAAGTCCGCCGAGGACATCCGCGTCGCGGCGGGCAAGGGCGAGGCTACCCCCAAGCCCGAGTCGACCCCGGTGGAACCGGCGAAGGCCGCCCCCGAGACGAAGCCCGAATCGCGGAGCCCGGCCCCGGGCCCCGAGGCGAAGCCGGTCGAGTCCCCCAAGGGGGACGACCTGCCGGAGGACGTGTTCAAGCCGGAAGACAAGCCGGCCTCCACCCCTGACAAGCCGGGAGGCGAGGCCGATGCTCCGGCAGCTTCGAAGTAA
- the hisD gene encoding histidinol dehydrogenase, whose translation MSVRIRRIDCARDDAREAIASLRRELSPKGNVVSPEGRARTLAVFGEPLSPPQVVERICDHVATRGLEAVLDYTRKLDGVELQPGGVRVSQAELDEAHRDADPDYLATIARIRENVLTYQRAILSHDVHLEPKPGVKLGLRYTPLRRVGVCIPGGAAAYPSTLLMTVVPAQAAGVAEIAVVVPPTRFGGYNPELLAACRELGVTEVHRIGGAQAVAALAYGVEGIAAVDKIVGPGNLFVALAKKQVYGEVDIDSIAGPSELVLIADESAHPDYIAADLISQAEHSPGASILLTWTPGLADRVQASLDRQLAVLSRGDLARVSLERFGALIECRDEGDAVALSNQFAPEHLHVSTADPERLLPALTIAGAIFLGHETPVALGDYAAGPSHVLPTSGTARWASGLSANDFLRRTSLIGVDRAGLAALAPDVRRLADVEGLTAHRFSVDVRLDRADPA comes from the coding sequence TTGAGCGTCAGAATCCGCCGAATCGACTGCGCCCGCGACGACGCCCGGGAGGCGATCGCCTCCCTTCGCCGCGAGCTGAGCCCGAAGGGGAACGTCGTCAGCCCGGAAGGGCGGGCGCGGACCCTCGCCGTCTTCGGCGAGCCCCTCTCCCCACCCCAGGTCGTCGAGCGGATCTGCGACCACGTCGCGACCCGGGGCCTGGAGGCCGTCCTCGACTACACGCGCAAGCTGGACGGGGTCGAACTCCAGCCCGGCGGCGTGCGCGTCTCCCAGGCCGAGCTGGACGAGGCGCACCGCGACGCCGATCCGGATTATCTCGCGACGATCGCCCGGATCCGCGAGAACGTCCTGACCTACCAGCGGGCGATTCTCAGCCACGACGTGCATCTCGAACCGAAGCCCGGCGTGAAGCTCGGCCTGCGGTACACGCCGCTGCGTCGCGTGGGCGTCTGCATCCCCGGCGGGGCGGCGGCGTATCCCTCGACGCTCCTCATGACCGTCGTCCCGGCGCAGGCCGCAGGGGTGGCCGAGATTGCCGTCGTCGTCCCCCCCACCCGGTTCGGCGGCTACAACCCCGAGTTGCTGGCCGCCTGCCGCGAACTGGGCGTGACCGAGGTCCACCGGATCGGCGGCGCGCAGGCCGTCGCCGCGCTGGCCTACGGCGTCGAGGGGATCGCGGCCGTCGACAAGATCGTCGGCCCCGGCAACCTGTTCGTCGCGTTGGCGAAGAAGCAGGTCTACGGCGAGGTCGACATCGACAGCATCGCCGGCCCCAGCGAACTCGTCCTCATCGCCGACGAGTCGGCTCACCCGGATTACATCGCCGCCGACCTGATCAGCCAGGCCGAGCACTCCCCGGGCGCGAGCATCCTCTTGACCTGGACGCCGGGCCTCGCGGATCGCGTCCAGGCCTCGCTCGACCGCCAACTCGCCGTCCTCAGTCGCGGCGACCTGGCCCGCGTGAGCCTGGAGCGATTCGGGGCCCTGATCGAATGCCGCGACGAAGGAGACGCCGTCGCGCTCTCGAACCAGTTCGCGCCGGAACACCTGCACGTCTCGACGGCCGACCCCGAGCGCCTGCTGCCAGCCTTGACGATCGCGGGCGCGATCTTCCTGGGCCACGAGACGCCGGTCGCGTTGGGCGACTACGCGGCCGGGCCTTCCCACGTCCTCCCCACGAGCGGCACCGCGCGATGGGCGTCGGGGCTCTCGGCCAATGATTTCCTGCGGCGTACCAGCCTGATCGGGGTCGATCGGGCGGGCCTCGCCGCCCTGGCGCCCGACGTCCGAAGGCTGGCCGACGTCGAAGGACTGACCGCGCACCGCTTCAGCGTCGACGTCCGCCTGGACCGCGCCGACCCGGCCTGA